The following coding sequences lie in one Paracidovorax avenae genomic window:
- the murI gene encoding glutamate racemase, which translates to MPAATQRPIGVFDSGVGGLSVLRALRAELPHERFVYLADSAHAPYGERGDAYVAERTHAIAGHLQRTHGIKALVVACNTATAAAIHEVRARHPGLPLVGVEPALKPALALTRTGRVGVIGTRGTLASAKFQRLQASLQGAVEFVVQPCDGLAHAIERSTADTHPDDPATAEIRALCARYTAALGRFGTAPGEIDTLVLGCTHYIFAEDALRTHTGPQVRLVETGEPVARQTRRLLEAAGTLTAADGPATATATATASLFTTGALPLLQAAAHRWLQLPASACAMVEVPREAA; encoded by the coding sequence GTGCCGGCCGCCACGCAGCGCCCCATCGGCGTGTTCGACAGCGGCGTCGGCGGCCTGAGCGTGCTGCGCGCGCTGCGTGCCGAGCTGCCGCACGAGCGCTTCGTCTATCTGGCCGACAGCGCGCATGCGCCCTACGGCGAACGCGGCGATGCCTACGTGGCGGAACGAACCCACGCCATCGCCGGGCATTTGCAGCGAACGCATGGCATCAAGGCACTGGTGGTGGCGTGCAACACCGCGACCGCGGCCGCCATCCACGAGGTGCGTGCCCGGCATCCCGGCCTGCCGCTGGTGGGCGTGGAGCCGGCACTCAAGCCCGCGCTGGCGCTCACGCGCACCGGCCGCGTGGGCGTGATCGGAACGCGCGGGACGCTGGCGAGCGCCAAGTTCCAGCGCCTGCAGGCCTCGCTGCAGGGCGCCGTCGAATTCGTGGTGCAGCCCTGCGACGGCCTGGCCCATGCCATCGAGCGCAGCACGGCCGACACCCACCCCGACGACCCGGCCACTGCCGAGATCCGCGCGCTCTGCGCCCGGTACACCGCAGCGCTCGGCCGGTTCGGCACCGCCCCCGGCGAGATCGACACGCTCGTGCTCGGCTGTACCCATTACATCTTCGCCGAGGATGCGCTGCGCACGCACACTGGCCCGCAGGTGCGCCTGGTGGAAACGGGTGAGCCCGTGGCGCGCCAGACACGCCGGCTGCTCGAGGCGGCCGGAACCCTGACGGCAGCCGACGGGCCGGCCACGGCCACGGCCACGGCCACGGCGAGTCTCTTCACGACCGGTGCCCTGCCCCTGCTGCAGGCGGCCGCACACCGCTGGCTGCAATTGCCCGCCTCGGCGTGCGCCATGGTGGAGGTGCCCCGGGAGGCGGCCTGA
- a CDS encoding fumarate hydratase has translation MSTTIRYHDLVESVAASLQYISYYHPADFIAHLARAYEREQSPAARDAMAQILTNSKMSATGQRPICQDTGIVNVFLKIGMDVRWEGFPAGQGLEDAVNEGVRRGYNHPDNTLRASVVADPQFLRKNTKDNTPAVIFTQIVPGNTVDITVAAKGGGSENKSKMVMMNPSDNLVDWVLKTVPTMGAGWCPPGMLGIGIGGTAEKAVLLAKESLMDDLNMYELQAKAARGEKLDQVEELRLELFEKVNALGIGAQGLGGLTTVLDIKIKMYPTHAASKPVAMIPNCAATRHAHFVLDGSGPVYLEAPSLDLWPKIDWAPDYNKSRRVDLNQLTREEVASWKPGDTLLLNGKMLTGRDAAHKRIQDMLARGEPLPVDFTNRVIYYVGPVDPVRDEVVGPAGPTTATRMDKFTDMMLAQTGLIAMVGKSERGPVAIEAIKNHKSAYLMAVGGAAYLVSKAIKQAKVVGFADLGMEAIYEFDVVDMPVTVAVDAGGTSAHITGPAEWQKRIATGEFKSIGLVAA, from the coding sequence ATGAGCACCACCATCCGGTACCACGACCTCGTGGAATCCGTCGCCGCGTCCCTGCAGTACATCAGCTACTACCACCCCGCCGACTTCATCGCCCACCTGGCCCGCGCCTACGAGCGCGAGCAGAGCCCGGCGGCCAGGGACGCGATGGCGCAGATCCTCACCAACAGCAAGATGAGCGCCACCGGCCAGCGCCCCATCTGCCAGGACACCGGCATCGTGAACGTGTTCCTGAAGATCGGCATGGACGTGCGCTGGGAAGGCTTCCCGGCCGGCCAGGGCCTGGAGGACGCCGTCAACGAAGGCGTGCGCCGCGGCTACAACCATCCCGACAACACGCTGCGCGCGAGCGTGGTGGCCGATCCGCAGTTCCTGCGCAAGAACACGAAGGACAACACCCCGGCCGTGATCTTCACGCAGATCGTGCCCGGCAACACGGTGGACATCACCGTCGCGGCCAAGGGCGGCGGCAGCGAGAACAAGTCCAAGATGGTCATGATGAACCCCAGCGACAACCTGGTGGACTGGGTGCTCAAGACCGTGCCCACCATGGGCGCCGGCTGGTGCCCCCCGGGCATGCTGGGCATCGGCATCGGCGGCACGGCCGAGAAGGCCGTCCTGCTGGCCAAGGAAAGCCTGATGGACGACCTGAACATGTACGAGCTGCAGGCCAAGGCCGCGCGCGGCGAGAAGCTCGACCAGGTGGAGGAACTGCGCCTGGAGCTGTTCGAGAAGGTCAACGCCCTGGGCATCGGCGCGCAGGGCCTCGGCGGCCTCACCACCGTGCTGGACATCAAGATCAAGATGTACCCCACGCACGCGGCCTCCAAGCCCGTGGCCATGATCCCCAACTGCGCCGCCACGCGCCATGCCCACTTCGTACTGGACGGCTCCGGCCCGGTGTACCTGGAGGCCCCGTCGCTGGACCTGTGGCCGAAGATCGACTGGGCGCCTGACTACAACAAGTCCCGGCGCGTCGATCTGAACCAGCTCACCAGGGAAGAAGTCGCCAGCTGGAAGCCCGGCGACACCCTGCTGCTCAACGGCAAGATGCTCACCGGCCGCGACGCTGCGCACAAGCGCATCCAGGACATGCTGGCCAGGGGCGAACCCCTGCCCGTGGACTTCACCAACCGCGTGATCTACTACGTCGGCCCGGTCGATCCGGTGCGCGACGAGGTCGTCGGCCCCGCCGGCCCGACCACCGCCACCCGCATGGACAAGTTCACCGACATGATGCTGGCCCAGACCGGCCTGATCGCCATGGTCGGCAAGTCCGAGCGCGGCCCGGTCGCCATCGAGGCCATCAAGAACCACAAGAGCGCCTACCTGATGGCCGTGGGCGGCGCCGCCTACCTGGTCAGCAAGGCCATCAAGCAGGCCAAGGTCGTCGGCTTCGCCGACCTGGGCATGGAAGCCATCTACGAATTCGACGTGGTGGACATGCCCGTGACCGTGGCCGTCGATGCCGGCGGCACCAGCGCCCACATCACGGGTCCGGCCGAATGGCAAAAGCGCATCGCCACGGGCGAGTTCAAGTCGATCGGCCTCGTGGCCGCCTGA
- a CDS encoding putative bifunctional diguanylate cyclase/phosphodiesterase yields MSALSSFAVTAFMPSRYDPLVVAASFAIAVLASYVTLDLARRVHASQRHTGVIWWAAGSVVMGTGIWSMHFLGMQAFQLPVALGFSGGLTLLSWLAAVLASALALGLASLQRFGRWQIIVGAAFMGTGISGMHYIGMEAMKMSIDIVWDPVLVALSVAVAFFASATALYIFQWLIHIRQDRRRAWYQAAAALVMGIAICGMHYTGMAAASFPEGSICLSADGLGGPGLTAMVVLSSGMLLLSTLFTSVLDARMQSTARQLNASLQESNARLTEANAQLQKQAFADPLTLLPNRLLFEDRLSHALLRLDRLRRRDAGQRLGVMFVDLDGFKPINDSFGHAAGDAILRSAAERLRLQARESDTVARVGGDEFLLLLENVNGPADCLAVAHRLLNSLGQPFEVAGKTVQIACSIGIVVYPDHGERDKLVANADAAMYAAKRAGGNSYAMFESHMDSDATAQLSLQHDLRQAISRGELSLHYQPKIDARRGRINGVEALLRWRHPERGNVSPVEFIPVAERFGLIAQLGNWVIEEACRQMAAWTWDGLRMRVAINLSAYQLRESGLADRIREALQRHGVPASHLLCEITESVAMEDTRATQRAIEELGRIGVYLSIDDFGTGYSSLHYLRSLPARQLKIDRSFVRDLEEQEDARAVVDAVVRLAHALGLRVVAEGVETAGQRDILAAMHCDELQGFYFARPMPADTLLAWAVGDKPEGAADFSPSIIDLQALDPAVDAPA; encoded by the coding sequence ATGTCCGCCCTTTCCAGCTTCGCCGTCACCGCCTTCATGCCGTCGCGTTACGACCCGCTGGTGGTGGCGGCCTCGTTCGCCATCGCGGTGCTGGCCAGCTACGTCACGCTGGACCTCGCGCGCCGGGTGCATGCATCGCAGAGGCACACCGGCGTGATCTGGTGGGCCGCGGGCTCGGTGGTGATGGGCACGGGCATCTGGTCCATGCACTTCCTGGGAATGCAGGCCTTCCAGCTGCCCGTCGCACTGGGCTTTTCCGGCGGCCTCACGCTGCTGTCCTGGCTCGCCGCGGTGCTGGCTTCGGCCCTGGCGCTGGGACTGGCCAGCCTGCAGCGGTTCGGCCGGTGGCAGATCATCGTCGGCGCGGCCTTCATGGGCACGGGCATCAGCGGCATGCACTACATCGGCATGGAAGCCATGAAGATGTCCATCGACATCGTGTGGGACCCGGTGCTGGTCGCGCTGTCGGTCGCGGTGGCGTTTTTCGCGTCGGCCACCGCGCTGTACATTTTCCAGTGGCTGATCCACATCCGGCAGGACCGGCGCAGGGCGTGGTACCAGGCGGCCGCGGCGCTGGTCATGGGCATCGCCATCTGCGGCATGCATTACACCGGCATGGCTGCCGCGTCGTTCCCCGAAGGCTCGATCTGCCTGAGCGCCGACGGCCTGGGCGGGCCCGGCCTCACGGCCATGGTGGTGCTGTCGTCCGGCATGCTCCTGCTGAGCACGCTGTTCACCTCCGTGCTGGACGCGCGCATGCAGAGCACCGCGCGGCAGCTCAACGCCTCCCTGCAGGAGAGCAACGCCCGCCTCACCGAAGCCAATGCCCAGCTGCAGAAGCAGGCCTTCGCGGACCCCCTCACCCTGCTGCCGAACCGGCTGCTGTTCGAGGACCGGCTGTCCCACGCCCTGCTGCGCCTGGACCGCCTGCGGCGCCGCGATGCAGGCCAGCGCCTGGGCGTGATGTTCGTGGACCTGGACGGCTTCAAGCCCATCAACGACTCCTTCGGCCATGCGGCGGGGGACGCCATCCTGCGCAGCGCCGCCGAACGCCTGCGGCTGCAGGCACGCGAAAGCGATACCGTGGCCCGCGTGGGCGGCGACGAGTTTCTGCTCCTGCTGGAAAACGTGAACGGCCCGGCCGACTGCCTCGCGGTGGCGCACCGGCTGCTCAACTCCCTCGGCCAGCCGTTCGAGGTGGCCGGCAAGACCGTGCAGATCGCCTGCTCCATCGGCATCGTCGTATACCCGGACCACGGCGAGCGCGACAAGCTTGTCGCGAACGCCGACGCCGCCATGTATGCCGCCAAGCGGGCCGGCGGCAACAGCTATGCGATGTTCGAGTCGCACATGGATTCCGACGCCACGGCCCAGCTGTCGCTCCAGCACGACCTGCGGCAGGCGATATCCCGCGGGGAACTGTCGCTGCACTACCAGCCCAAGATCGATGCCCGGCGCGGCCGCATCAACGGCGTGGAAGCCCTGCTGCGCTGGCGTCACCCGGAGCGGGGCAACGTCAGCCCGGTGGAGTTCATCCCGGTGGCCGAGCGTTTCGGCCTGATCGCGCAGCTCGGCAACTGGGTAATCGAGGAAGCCTGCCGGCAGATGGCCGCCTGGACCTGGGACGGGCTGCGCATGCGCGTGGCCATCAACCTCTCGGCCTACCAGTTGCGCGAAAGCGGGCTCGCCGACCGCATCCGGGAGGCCCTGCAGCGGCATGGCGTACCGGCCTCGCACCTGCTGTGCGAGATCACCGAATCGGTGGCGATGGAGGACACGCGTGCCACACAGCGGGCCATCGAGGAGCTGGGACGCATCGGCGTGTACCTGTCCATCGACGACTTCGGCACCGGCTACTCCAGCCTGCACTACCTGCGCAGCCTGCCGGCACGCCAGCTCAAGATCGACCGCAGCTTCGTGCGCGACCTGGAGGAGCAGGAAGACGCCCGCGCCGTGGTGGACGCCGTGGTGCGGCTGGCGCACGCCCTCGGCCTGCGCGTGGTGGCCGAAGGCGTGGAAACGGCAGGCCAGCGCGACATCCTGGCAGCCATGCACTGCGACGAACTGCAGGGCTTCTACTTCGCCCGGCCCATGCCGGCCGATACCCTGCTCGCATGGGCCGTGGGCGACAAGCCCGAGGGCGCGGCGGATTTCAGCCCGTCCATCATCGACCTGCAGGCGCTCGACCCCGCAGTGGACGCACCGGCCTGA
- the fumC gene encoding class II fumarate hydratase — translation MSTRTERDTFGPIEVPAHRLWGAQTQRSLQNFDISGERQPREIIHALALVKRASASVNHALGLQDAKKTEAIIAAADEVTAGRHPDEFPLVVWQTGSGTQTNMNMNEVLANRASEILGGERGEGRAVHPNDDVNRSQSSNDVFPTAMHVAAVEALTHRLLPAIAKLRATLEKKAAEFDGIVKIGRTHLQDATPLTLGQEISGWVAQLAHGERHVRDALPHLCELALGGTAVGTGLNAPKGYAEGVAKELARLTGLPFVTSPNKFESLASCDALVHAHGALKTLAASMMKIANDVRWLASGPRSGIGEITIPENEPGSSIMPGKVNPTQSEAVTMLAAQVFGNDVAINIGGASGNFELNVFRPMVAHNFLQSVRLLADGMVSFNDHCAVGIEPNRERIGELVERSLMLVTALNTHIGYDKAAFIAKKAHKEGTSLREAAVASGHVTGEQFDQWVVPGNMVGR, via the coding sequence ATGTCCACCCGTACGGAACGCGATACCTTTGGTCCCATCGAAGTCCCGGCCCACCGGCTCTGGGGCGCGCAGACGCAGCGCTCGCTGCAGAACTTCGACATCTCCGGCGAGCGCCAGCCGCGCGAGATCATCCATGCCCTGGCCCTGGTCAAGCGTGCCTCCGCCAGCGTGAACCATGCCCTGGGCCTGCAGGATGCGAAGAAGACCGAGGCCATCATCGCCGCGGCCGACGAGGTCACCGCCGGCCGGCATCCGGACGAGTTCCCGCTCGTGGTCTGGCAGACCGGCTCCGGCACGCAGACCAACATGAACATGAACGAGGTGCTGGCCAACCGCGCGAGCGAAATCCTCGGTGGCGAGCGCGGCGAGGGCCGGGCGGTCCACCCCAACGACGACGTGAACCGCAGCCAGTCCAGCAATGACGTGTTCCCCACGGCCATGCACGTGGCGGCCGTGGAGGCGCTCACCCACCGCCTGCTGCCCGCCATCGCGAAGCTGCGCGCCACGCTGGAGAAGAAGGCGGCCGAGTTCGACGGCATCGTGAAGATCGGGCGAACGCACCTGCAGGATGCGACCCCCCTCACGCTCGGCCAGGAAATCTCCGGCTGGGTGGCCCAGCTGGCGCATGGCGAAAGGCACGTGCGCGATGCGCTGCCCCACCTCTGCGAACTGGCGCTGGGCGGCACCGCCGTGGGCACGGGGCTGAATGCGCCCAAGGGCTACGCCGAGGGCGTGGCGAAGGAGCTGGCCCGGCTGACGGGGCTGCCCTTCGTCACCTCGCCCAACAAGTTCGAGTCGCTCGCGTCATGCGATGCGCTGGTGCATGCCCATGGTGCGCTCAAGACGCTGGCCGCCAGCATGATGAAGATCGCCAACGACGTGCGCTGGCTGGCCAGCGGCCCGCGCAGCGGCATCGGCGAGATCACGATCCCCGAGAACGAGCCGGGCTCCTCGATCATGCCGGGCAAGGTGAACCCCACGCAGAGCGAGGCCGTCACCATGCTGGCGGCGCAGGTCTTCGGCAACGACGTGGCCATCAACATCGGCGGTGCCTCCGGCAATTTCGAGCTGAACGTGTTCCGTCCGATGGTGGCTCACAACTTCCTGCAGAGCGTGCGCCTGCTCGCCGACGGCATGGTGAGCTTCAACGACCACTGCGCCGTGGGCATCGAGCCCAACCGCGAGCGCATCGGCGAACTGGTGGAGCGCTCCCTGATGCTGGTGACCGCGCTGAACACCCACATCGGCTACGACAAGGCGGCCTTCATCGCCAAGAAGGCCCACAAGGAAGGCACCTCGCTGCGCGAGGCGGCCGTGGCGTCGGGCCACGTGACGGGCGAGCAGTTCGACCAGTGGGTGGTGCCCGGCAACATGGTGGGCCGCTGA
- a CDS encoding DNA topoisomerase IB — translation MYLPADRTARSRDAGPRPAPPERLPGGLRYVHPDTLPGLTRVLRGKHFKFRTPDGQWVTDEEEIARIRKLAIPPAYTNVWICPLPEGHLQATGLDARGRRQYRYHPEWRQQRDEAKFERMQAFGRALPRIRARVARDLQPRRGQPALSRAVVLATIVRLLDTTFLRVGNEEYAAANRSYGLTTLRNRHAGVRGSTLTLRFRGKSGVEQQATVDDPRVARVVRRCQQLPGQELFQYEDDDGTRHTVGSGDVNDYLHEIAGTDDSAPGGGMRFTAKDFRTWHGTAQALELTRIACTQPGGAPVATAKHILAEVARQLGNTPAVCRKSYIHPAVLELGTRLASDAGPGMQAVWERIGERAAGARGLSAVERRLMAFLQDTARARARADRKSRARPAAPARRTRRKAAA, via the coding sequence ATGTACCTTCCAGCCGACCGCACCGCCCGCTCCCGCGACGCCGGGCCCCGCCCCGCCCCGCCGGAGCGCCTGCCCGGCGGCCTGCGTTACGTCCACCCCGACACCCTGCCGGGACTCACCCGGGTGCTGCGCGGCAAGCACTTCAAATTCCGCACGCCCGACGGGCAGTGGGTGACGGACGAGGAGGAGATCGCCCGCATCCGCAAGCTGGCGATTCCCCCGGCCTATACGAATGTCTGGATCTGCCCGCTGCCCGAAGGCCACCTGCAGGCCACCGGTCTGGATGCGCGCGGACGCCGGCAGTACCGCTATCACCCCGAGTGGCGCCAGCAGCGCGACGAGGCCAAGTTCGAACGCATGCAGGCCTTCGGCAGGGCCCTGCCCCGCATCCGCGCCCGGGTGGCGCGAGACCTCCAGCCCCGGCGCGGCCAGCCCGCGCTCTCGCGCGCGGTGGTGCTGGCCACCATCGTCCGGCTCCTGGACACCACCTTCCTGCGCGTGGGCAACGAGGAATACGCGGCCGCCAACCGCTCCTACGGCCTGACCACGCTGCGCAACCGGCACGCGGGTGTGCGCGGCAGCACGCTGACCCTGCGCTTCCGCGGCAAGAGCGGCGTGGAGCAGCAGGCGACCGTGGACGACCCGCGCGTGGCCCGCGTGGTGCGCCGCTGCCAGCAGCTGCCGGGGCAGGAGCTGTTCCAGTACGAGGACGACGACGGCACGCGGCACACCGTGGGCTCGGGCGACGTGAACGACTATCTCCACGAGATCGCGGGCACGGACGACAGCGCGCCGGGGGGCGGCATGCGCTTCACCGCCAAGGATTTCCGGACCTGGCACGGCACGGCGCAGGCCCTGGAGCTCACGCGCATCGCCTGCACCCAGCCCGGGGGCGCCCCGGTCGCGACGGCCAAGCACATCCTGGCCGAAGTGGCGCGCCAGCTGGGCAACACGCCGGCGGTCTGCAGGAAGTCCTACATCCACCCCGCCGTGCTGGAACTCGGCACGCGGCTCGCATCGGACGCGGGGCCCGGCATGCAGGCGGTGTGGGAGCGCATCGGCGAGCGCGCCGCCGGCGCCCGGGGCCTCAGCGCCGTGGAGCGCCGGCTGATGGCCTTCCTGCAGGACACGGCCCGGGCCCGCGCACGCGCCGACAGGAAAAGCCGCGCCCGGCCTGCCGCCCCGGCGCGGCGCACGCGCCGCAAGGCGGCGGCCTGA